Proteins co-encoded in one Nonlabens agnitus genomic window:
- a CDS encoding sodium-translocating pyrophosphatase, with amino-acid sequence MEELVIYAPLALAALGFVFMLTKKSWVMKQDAGDGKMKEISDHIYEGALAFLKAEYKLLSIFVVVVAILLAVVSFVVPTTHWMIFVAFIFGALFSAYAGNIGMKIATKTNVRTTQAAKTSLPKALKISFGGGTVMGLGVAVLAVLGLTAFFIIFFHVFMNGEWAPAEFGGVMKTPGELMTIVLETLAGFSLGAESIALFARVGGGIYTKAADVGADLVGKVEAGIPEDDPRNPATIADNVGDNVGDVAGMGADLFGSYVATVLAAMVLGNYVIRDMGGDIVNEGFGGIGPILLPMAIAGFGIIISVIGTMLVKISSNDAKEAQVMGALNVGNWTSIILVALSCFGLCYYLLPETMTMNFYGEGAMTISWLNVFYATLVGLIVGAVISSVTEYYTGLGKKPILKIVQQSSTGAGTNIIAGLATGMISTFPSVILFAGAIWASYAFAGFYGVALAASAMMATTAMQLAIDAFGPISDNAGGIAEMSEQEPIVRERTDILDSVGNTTAATGKGFAIASAALTSLALFAAYVTFTGIDGINIFKAPVLAMLFVGGMVPVVFSALAMNAVGKAAMEMVEEVRRQFREIPGIMEGTGKPQYDKCVDISTKASLKEMMLPGLLTIGFPLVIAFVPMIFGMNPLAIAEMLGGYMAGVTVSGVLWAIFQNNAGGAWDNAKKSFEAGVMINGEMTYKGSDAHKAAVTGDTVGDPFKDTSGPSMNILIKLTCLIGLVIAPILGNHSDEVETAVVPTEIQLENQDELETAQNEELSIACDAGMYYFKPANAAERALNPLALR; translated from the coding sequence ATGGAAGAATTAGTTATTTATGCGCCACTCGCTCTGGCCGCATTAGGATTTGTATTTATGCTGACCAAGAAGTCCTGGGTCATGAAACAAGATGCCGGCGACGGCAAGATGAAAGAGATTTCTGATCATATTTATGAGGGCGCGCTGGCATTCTTAAAAGCAGAATATAAACTGCTATCCATATTTGTTGTCGTTGTAGCCATACTACTGGCGGTAGTATCCTTTGTAGTGCCTACCACACACTGGATGATTTTTGTGGCCTTTATTTTTGGAGCCTTGTTTTCTGCCTATGCAGGAAATATAGGGATGAAAATTGCTACCAAAACCAATGTTAGAACCACACAAGCAGCTAAAACCAGTTTGCCTAAGGCTTTAAAAATCTCCTTTGGCGGTGGTACGGTGATGGGATTAGGTGTCGCAGTTCTTGCGGTTTTAGGATTAACGGCATTCTTTATCATATTTTTTCACGTTTTCATGAATGGTGAATGGGCTCCAGCAGAATTTGGCGGAGTCATGAAAACACCTGGCGAGTTAATGACTATAGTGCTTGAAACTCTTGCCGGTTTCTCACTAGGTGCAGAAAGTATTGCACTTTTTGCCAGAGTTGGCGGTGGTATCTACACAAAAGCAGCCGACGTAGGCGCTGACCTTGTGGGTAAGGTAGAAGCTGGAATCCCAGAAGATGATCCTCGTAACCCTGCAACCATTGCAGATAACGTAGGTGACAACGTAGGTGATGTTGCTGGTATGGGCGCAGACTTATTCGGTTCTTATGTGGCGACTGTTCTTGCGGCGATGGTGTTGGGTAATTATGTGATACGTGATATGGGCGGCGATATTGTAAATGAAGGTTTTGGCGGGATAGGTCCTATTTTGTTACCTATGGCGATTGCCGGTTTTGGGATTATTATTTCAGTGATAGGTACGATGCTGGTGAAGATTTCCAGTAACGATGCTAAGGAAGCTCAAGTGATGGGCGCTCTCAATGTAGGGAACTGGACGTCGATTATTCTGGTAGCTCTCTCTTGTTTTGGACTGTGTTACTACCTACTTCCAGAAACCATGACCATGAATTTTTATGGAGAAGGCGCAATGACGATTTCATGGCTTAATGTGTTTTACGCAACGCTCGTAGGTCTTATCGTAGGAGCCGTAATCTCATCAGTAACTGAATATTACACAGGACTAGGTAAAAAACCTATCCTTAAAATTGTACAGCAATCGTCTACTGGTGCTGGGACTAACATTATCGCTGGTCTTGCAACGGGTATGATTTCTACTTTTCCTTCGGTAATTCTTTTTGCTGGTGCTATTTGGGCATCTTATGCTTTTGCAGGATTCTATGGTGTGGCTCTAGCGGCCAGCGCCATGATGGCAACCACGGCGATGCAGCTGGCCATTGATGCCTTCGGCCCTATTTCTGACAATGCTGGTGGTATTGCAGAGATGAGCGAGCAGGAACCTATCGTGCGTGAGCGTACGGATATTTTGGATTCTGTTGGAAACACGACTGCGGCAACGGGTAAAGGATTTGCCATTGCTTCAGCAGCCTTGACATCCTTAGCGCTTTTTGCAGCCTATGTGACGTTTACGGGAATTGACGGTATCAACATTTTTAAAGCGCCAGTTCTTGCGATGTTGTTTGTAGGCGGTATGGTGCCTGTAGTTTTCAGCGCACTTGCGATGAATGCGGTAGGAAAAGCAGCCATGGAAATGGTGGAAGAAGTGAGAAGACAGTTCCGTGAGATTCCTGGTATTATGGAAGGAACTGGAAAACCACAGTATGATAAATGTGTGGATATTTCAACCAAGGCATCTTTGAAAGAAATGATGTTGCCAGGTCTACTGACCATAGGTTTCCCATTGGTGATTGCTTTTGTGCCGATGATTTTTGGTATGAATCCGCTAGCGATTGCAGAAATGCTAGGTGGCTACATGGCTGGTGTTACCGTGAGTGGTGTGCTATGGGCCATCTTCCAGAACAACGCCGGTGGTGCCTGGGACAATGCTAAAAAGTCTTTTGAAGCTGGTGTGATGATCAATGGCGAGATGACCTATAAAGGATCTGACGCGCACAAAGCGGCCGTTACCGGTGATACGGTAGGTGATCCATTCAAAGACACTTCAGGTCCATCCATGAACATCTTGATCAAGCTGACTTGTTTGATAGGACTGGTGATTGCTCCTATTTTAGGAAATCACAGCGATGAGGTAGAGACTGCTGTTGTTCCTACGGAGATTCAGCTAGAAAATCAAGACGAACTGGAAACTGCCCAAAACGAAGAATTATCCATCGCCTGCGATGCTGGTATGTATTACTTCAAGCCAGCAAATGCGGCAGAGCGCGCTCTAAATCCTTTGGCACTACGTTAG
- a CDS encoding App1 family protein translates to MALFQRDPWIIDVFRTYSGDFHLYVRGRALEDQPLKLYEQQTFYQTLRNTWRAFKTDEIRRVPVRLTLPNGNFFEAITDSEGYFLFDIQTKTDLQEIADEEGYVPITISFDEKNSAFAKAKSEQRISINKFTGETLVPPSTTAYGVISDIDDTIMKTGVTSFLKLRVAFNTFFKNFDQRSPFKDAASFYQLLHRGPSGKDQNPMFYLSNSPWNLYRYLEKFVDFHGFPKGPILLRDFPTPWDRTPKKKRPHKEHELINILKHYPDQQFILIGDAGEHDTTYYTNAATEYPERVKAIYIRAVNHSKKMAAIKEMADAFEICPVLLVKESSEAIKHARGMGWIV, encoded by the coding sequence ATGGCATTATTCCAGCGCGATCCATGGATCATCGACGTTTTCCGTACATATAGTGGTGATTTTCACCTGTACGTTCGTGGTCGGGCGCTTGAGGACCAGCCGTTGAAACTTTATGAGCAGCAGACCTTCTATCAAACCCTGCGCAACACCTGGCGCGCCTTTAAAACGGACGAAATAAGAAGGGTTCCCGTCAGACTCACGTTGCCAAATGGAAACTTTTTTGAAGCTATTACGGATAGCGAAGGGTATTTCCTTTTTGATATACAGACCAAAACCGACTTGCAGGAAATCGCAGATGAGGAAGGCTATGTGCCAATCACTATTTCTTTTGATGAGAAGAATTCCGCTTTCGCGAAAGCGAAATCCGAACAAAGAATATCCATCAATAAATTCACCGGTGAGACACTCGTGCCGCCCAGCACGACGGCCTATGGCGTGATCAGTGACATAGATGACACGATCATGAAAACCGGTGTGACCAGCTTCTTGAAATTGCGGGTGGCCTTCAATACGTTCTTTAAGAATTTTGACCAACGATCGCCGTTTAAGGATGCCGCGAGTTTTTACCAATTGTTGCATCGTGGGCCATCTGGCAAGGATCAAAACCCCATGTTTTATTTGAGCAATAGCCCATGGAATTTATATCGTTATCTAGAAAAATTCGTGGATTTTCACGGATTCCCAAAAGGACCTATTCTCTTGCGTGATTTCCCAACACCGTGGGATCGTACACCTAAAAAAAAGCGACCACACAAGGAACACGAACTGATTAATATTTTAAAGCATTATCCAGATCAGCAGTTCATACTTATAGGCGATGCCGGTGAGCACGATACCACCTATTATACCAATGCCGCGACAGAATATCCTGAACGCGTTAAAGCGATCTACATTAGAGCGGTGAACCATTCCAAAAAAATGGCGGCGATCAAAGAAATGGCAGATGCCTTTGAAATATGTCCGGTTTTACTAGTAAAAGAGTCCAGCGAGGCGATTAAACATGCGCGTGGAATGGGATGGATTGTTTAA
- a CDS encoding alpha/beta hydrolase, whose protein sequence is MKNTLLISFVFAAKLIFCQTLNNEKEIKNISDFDLIEVSSKIDNDITIFGTLLKPKSEFEKLLIIVSGTGEISQKAHNYLTEYLLENNIAVFRFDKRGVGKSTGTYDDRLETYTNDFTAIYHELRAVNSVQNKTIGFLGHSLGGLVTIQVIKNGVKPNFLIQWASPIGKPREIAKYQIENGFNNYDKYISAKSIKEKTEILEFVHGVVDENVDLGTWDMWKTMLKEARKKGFKRKQFKNYISNYFVDFAKIDNTNTYKNIDLPTLIIIGQKDLLVDPKQSKADLLEIENPNIVFKQIEELGHFMTDIETDQSTNDIYDVDPSFKEYLVDWVNKINL, encoded by the coding sequence ATGAAAAATACTTTGTTAATCTCATTTGTATTTGCAGCCAAATTGATTTTCTGTCAAACGCTGAATAATGAAAAAGAGATAAAAAATATTTCGGACTTTGATTTAATAGAGGTAAGCTCTAAAATTGATAATGACATTACAATTTTCGGAACGCTACTTAAACCAAAATCGGAATTTGAAAAATTACTCATCATCGTATCTGGGACTGGAGAGATCTCCCAAAAAGCTCACAATTACTTAACTGAGTATCTTTTAGAAAATAATATCGCCGTATTTCGATTTGACAAACGAGGTGTTGGAAAATCTACAGGTACTTATGATGACCGCCTGGAAACTTACACCAATGATTTTACGGCAATATATCATGAATTAAGGGCGGTTAATTCTGTCCAAAATAAAACCATTGGTTTTTTAGGACATAGCTTAGGTGGTTTGGTCACTATTCAAGTTATTAAAAATGGTGTTAAACCCAACTTTTTAATACAATGGGCTTCACCAATTGGAAAGCCTAGGGAAATAGCAAAATATCAGATTGAAAATGGTTTTAATAATTATGATAAATATATTTCGGCTAAATCCATCAAAGAGAAAACAGAGATTTTAGAATTCGTGCATGGAGTTGTAGATGAAAACGTTGATTTAGGGACATGGGATATGTGGAAAACGATGCTCAAAGAGGCTCGAAAAAAGGGATTTAAAAGAAAGCAATTTAAAAACTACATCTCTAACTACTTTGTTGATTTTGCAAAGATTGACAACACTAATACATATAAAAATATTGATCTCCCTACTTTAATTATCATTGGTCAAAAAGATCTATTAGTTGACCCAAAACAAAGTAAAGCTGACTTGCTAGAAATTGAAAATCCAAATATAGTCTTCAAACAAATCGAAGAATTAGGTCATTTTATGACAGACATAGAGACTGACCAATCCACAAATGACATATACGATGTTGATCCATCATTTAAGGAGTATCTAGTCGACTGGGTCAACAAAATAAATCTTTAG
- a CDS encoding alpha/beta hydrolase: MKRTFTIIFLTLSIIANSQNIYDYEKEIGNRENYIFSEIDFQNEDENIKLSGTLITPKTKFDTIILIVAGSGRDSRHTHFVLAEELLKHGIAVYRFDERGVGKSKGEYSELVRDLSNDLGFALKKIQQTYLDKKIGIIGHSIGGIATLNAINDDIDFIVLIETPIAKNGAFLVNQFKMNYENSLPEVMRKGKTKIEITSFLEGYIDIISKSEPNATKKEVKKYIKEKEFKKDIFYYWMTLF; the protein is encoded by the coding sequence ATGAAAAGAACGTTTACGATAATTTTTCTGACTCTTTCGATAATCGCTAATTCTCAAAATATCTATGATTACGAGAAAGAAATAGGTAATCGGGAAAACTATATTTTTAGCGAAATTGATTTTCAAAACGAAGATGAAAATATAAAACTATCAGGAACTTTAATAACACCTAAAACCAAGTTTGATACAATAATTTTGATTGTTGCTGGAAGTGGTCGTGATTCTCGACACACACATTTTGTTTTAGCGGAAGAGTTACTTAAACACGGAATAGCTGTCTACCGTTTCGATGAACGCGGAGTTGGTAAATCAAAAGGGGAATATTCAGAATTAGTTAGAGACCTGTCAAATGATTTGGGATTTGCATTAAAAAAAATACAACAAACGTACTTAGATAAAAAAATTGGAATAATCGGACACAGCATTGGAGGAATTGCAACTCTTAATGCTATTAATGATGATATAGATTTCATCGTTTTGATTGAAACTCCTATCGCCAAAAACGGAGCGTTTCTGGTCAATCAATTCAAGATGAATTATGAAAATAGCCTTCCAGAAGTAATGCGCAAGGGAAAAACCAAAATAGAAATCACGTCATTCCTAGAAGGATACATAGATATAATAAGTAAAAGTGAACCTAATGCTACTAAAAAAGAAGTAAAAAAGTACATTAAAGAAAAAGAATTTAAAAAAGATATATTTTATTATTGGATGACACTTTTTTAA